A single genomic interval of Streptomyces sp. BA2 harbors:
- a CDS encoding DUF2264 domain-containing protein, with translation MPAPHLALPPTDRVLSPLTGWTRSHWEALADRQLEALVPYATPNFAQYRLPGRGSWSGVVSDGLEGYARSFLLASFRIAGAGGEVDPHLVERYAQGLTTGTDRDAAGGEAWPELSDCSQQMVEAASIAIALHETRPWIWDKLDVRVQERVVDWFSGFVGGKTWDNNWRLFQVVSEQFLASVGAPYSKADIDGGLDRIEVWYRGDGWYSDGDGRNFDYYIGWAMHLYPLLWARMAGQDTEGRAKVYRERLTQFLAIYPHFFGADGAPVHQGRSLTYRFAATAPVWMGALADCTPLAPGLTRRLASGTARHFVERGVPDERGLLPLGWYGTFLPSTQAYSGPASPYWASKGFLGLLLPADHPVWTERELPLPVEESDQYTALPQPGWLLHGTRHDGIVRLINHGSDHNPLEGPAADDPHYAKFGYSTATAPETAPSAWERTVDNHLALLAPDGSPSRRRRIHPVRCEGRVASSRHDAQLPGIEGEFPIASTSALHGPWEIRVHRVEAPAGVTVREGGYAVADEAQPYAEQGPGWALTRTEAGLTSAVVALHGWDEGAAGIAREVAANAYGPHSATPYLTFAGHAGGESTHVTLVVLSQDTVQPTALRESITCTVDGDTVRVRFPDGTLLEV, from the coding sequence ATGCCCGCACCGCACCTGGCCCTGCCGCCCACCGACCGGGTCCTCTCCCCGCTCACCGGCTGGACCCGCTCCCACTGGGAGGCGCTCGCCGACCGGCAGCTGGAGGCGCTCGTCCCGTACGCGACGCCGAACTTCGCGCAGTACCGACTGCCGGGGCGTGGCAGTTGGTCAGGGGTCGTGTCGGACGGTCTTGAGGGATACGCACGGTCATTCCTCCTCGCCTCCTTCCGGATCGCGGGAGCGGGCGGCGAGGTGGACCCTCACCTCGTCGAACGCTACGCGCAGGGTCTGACAACGGGCACGGACCGCGACGCCGCCGGCGGTGAGGCCTGGCCCGAACTCAGTGACTGTTCGCAGCAGATGGTGGAGGCGGCGTCGATCGCGATCGCTCTGCACGAGACGCGCCCCTGGATCTGGGACAAGCTCGACGTCCGGGTCCAGGAGCGGGTCGTCGACTGGTTCTCCGGCTTCGTCGGCGGCAAGACCTGGGACAACAACTGGCGTCTCTTCCAGGTGGTGTCCGAGCAGTTCCTCGCCTCCGTCGGCGCCCCGTACAGCAAGGCGGACATCGACGGCGGGCTCGACCGCATCGAGGTCTGGTACCGCGGCGACGGCTGGTACAGCGACGGCGACGGGCGGAACTTCGACTACTACATCGGCTGGGCGATGCATCTGTACCCCCTGCTCTGGGCACGCATGGCGGGCCAGGACACCGAGGGGCGCGCCAAGGTCTACAGGGAACGCCTGACCCAATTCCTCGCCATCTACCCGCACTTCTTCGGCGCCGACGGCGCCCCCGTCCACCAGGGCCGCTCCCTGACGTACCGCTTCGCGGCGACCGCCCCCGTCTGGATGGGCGCCCTGGCGGACTGCACGCCCCTGGCCCCCGGCCTCACCCGGCGCCTCGCGTCCGGCACCGCGCGGCACTTCGTGGAGCGCGGCGTCCCCGACGAACGCGGGCTGCTTCCGCTCGGCTGGTACGGGACGTTCCTGCCGTCGACCCAGGCCTACTCGGGTCCCGCGTCCCCGTACTGGGCGAGCAAGGGCTTCCTCGGTCTGCTGCTGCCCGCCGACCACCCGGTGTGGACGGAGCGCGAACTCCCGCTGCCCGTCGAGGAGTCCGATCAGTACACGGCGCTCCCCCAGCCCGGCTGGCTCCTGCACGGCACGCGGCACGACGGCATCGTCCGCCTGATCAACCACGGCAGCGACCACAACCCCCTGGAAGGCCCCGCGGCCGACGACCCGCACTACGCCAAGTTCGGCTACTCCACGGCGACCGCCCCCGAGACAGCCCCGAGCGCATGGGAACGCACCGTTGACAACCACCTCGCGCTCCTCGCGCCGGACGGCTCTCCCTCACGCCGCCGCCGCATCCACCCGGTGCGGTGCGAGGGACGCGTGGCCTCCTCCCGTCACGACGCACAACTGCCGGGTATCGAAGGCGAGTTCCCCATCGCGTCGACCAGTGCGCTGCACGGCCCCTGGGAGATCCGCGTCCACCGCGTCGAGGCCCCGGCAGGCGTGACGGTACGCGAGGGCGGCTACGCGGTCGCCGACGAGGCACAGCCGTACGCCGAGCAGGGGCCCGGCTGGGCCCTCACCCGTACGGAAGCCGGGCTGACCAGTGCCGTCGTCGCGCTCCACGGCTGGGACGAGGGGGCGGCGGGCATCGCCCGGGAGGTGGCGGCCAATGCCTACGGACCGCACTCGGCCACGCCGTATCTGACCTTCGCCGGCCACGCGGGCGGCGAGA
- a CDS encoding serine hydrolase domain-containing protein, giving the protein MSRQQSSRGLPKALAVAAVALGTLTAATAAPAAPPRHAPPRSHPNAQAEHAKTQAEHAKTQAAHAKTQAVLNEIVAQGTPGVIARIRDARGVWDGRAGVGDLVTERPRSTSEKFRIASVTKTFTATVLLGLEAEGRISLDDSVEEWLPGVVRGKGYRPGNITVRHLLNHTSGMFDYNMDEGFRALYAGDEFDRNRHTRWSPEELVDIALAHPPNFQPEQGSRPGRPGRWDYSDTNYILAGMVVEKATGGTYAQAVERLVIRPLGLRGTSVPGASPRLPAPHARHYSTLFEDGPEAKVRDVTEFSPTVAFSAGQMISTVGDVNTFMSKLLAGELLPPAQQRQLLDAVHVDGDKGHGGPQDRYGLGIRQFKLKEDCWAWGHGGMIPGSATRTLASADGRRVMTMNRNGDWGEQRLEDAAVETEFCEL; this is encoded by the coding sequence ATGAGCCGTCAACAGTCCTCTCGTGGACTCCCCAAAGCCCTTGCCGTCGCAGCCGTCGCCCTGGGAACGCTCACCGCCGCCACCGCCGCACCGGCCGCGCCACCCCGCCATGCTCCGCCCCGATCGCACCCGAACGCCCAGGCCGAGCACGCGAAGACCCAGGCCGAGCACGCGAAGACCCAGGCCGCGCACGCGAAGACCCAGGCCGTACTGAACGAGATCGTCGCGCAAGGCACCCCCGGCGTCATCGCCCGGATACGAGACGCGCGCGGTGTCTGGGATGGCCGGGCCGGTGTCGGTGACCTGGTCACCGAGCGGCCGAGGAGCACCAGCGAGAAGTTCCGTATCGCCAGCGTGACCAAGACCTTCACCGCCACGGTGCTGCTCGGGCTCGAAGCCGAGGGCAGGATTTCGCTGGACGACAGCGTGGAGGAATGGCTGCCCGGGGTGGTGCGCGGCAAGGGCTACCGGCCCGGGAACATCACCGTGCGGCACCTGCTCAACCACACGAGCGGCATGTTCGACTACAACATGGACGAGGGCTTCCGCGCCCTGTACGCGGGGGACGAGTTCGACCGGAACCGCCACACCAGGTGGTCCCCGGAAGAGCTGGTGGACATCGCGCTCGCCCACCCGCCCAACTTCCAGCCGGAGCAGGGCAGCAGGCCCGGCAGGCCAGGCAGGTGGGACTATTCCGACACCAACTACATCCTCGCCGGCATGGTGGTCGAGAAGGCCACCGGCGGCACCTACGCGCAGGCGGTCGAGCGTCTTGTCATCCGGCCGCTCGGCCTGCGCGGCACGAGTGTGCCAGGCGCCTCGCCCCGACTGCCCGCCCCCCACGCGAGGCACTACTCCACGCTGTTCGAGGACGGGCCGGAGGCGAAAGTGCGCGACGTCACCGAGTTCAGCCCCACCGTCGCGTTCTCCGCCGGGCAGATGATCTCGACCGTCGGAGACGTGAACACCTTCATGTCCAAGCTGCTGGCCGGTGAGCTGCTGCCGCCCGCCCAGCAGCGTCAGCTGCTCGACGCGGTCCACGTCGACGGGGACAAGGGACACGGTGGTCCACAGGACCGCTACGGCCTCGGCATACGGCAGTTCAAGCTCAAGGAGGACTGCTGGGCGTGGGGCCACGGCGGCATGATCCCCGGCTCCGCGACCCGGACGCTCGCCTCGGCGGACGGCCGGCGCGTCATGACCATGAACCGCAACGGCGACTGGGGCGAGCAACGACTGGAGGACGCGGCCGTCGAGACCGAGTTCTGCGAGCTCTGA
- a CDS encoding polysaccharide lyase 8 family protein, translated as MRTPRSGSTGPSRRTLLAASAASALVAPAAGGTAWAAPDADPFGTLLTRAAAQLTGGEFDAADPDFAAALKVLDTQAAGWWRGLDRSAGRSALWADLSPAKDPGNFGQSYTRLRTIATAWATPGTSLSDSAEAADTLLEALRFLHTDAYNPGRPESGNWWFWEIGAPRALMDTCVLLREKVPAADLAKYVSTVAKFCPDPDRRTNAQTLSETGANRADKAVIVALRGLLAKDAATLALARDGLSDVRDKGRNSLFTYVTSGDGFYEDGSFVQHGSVAYTGTYGSVLLGSAGQLIALLADSEWAVTDPKTSVLYEAVDRTFSPVVFDGLMMDAVRGRATSREKAPDHKDGAAAITNILQLANGAPAAYAERWRALAKGWIRRNKTHPYLSLVGVPALARAKAVLDDPAVPATDRLTGHFAFADMDRVVHRRPGWALTLSLSSKRIAAYEAGNGENLHGWYTGDGMAYLYDGDDLGQFGDGFWATVDPYRLPGTTVDTRKRADIGTGGGTGTYRPKNAVAGGAVLDGRFGASAMELLADGSTLRARKAWFFLDNAVIALGADITASDGRTIETVVENRNLYEDGAPRLTVDGRRKPSHTGWSAPLPGARWAHLDGTGGYVFPDDPAQPSPGQDGPRLNALRETRTGTWRAINTGADTGGSTAPVTRRYLTLWLDHGVSPAASSYAYVLLPGASATATAVWARSRPVRIVANNATAQAVEARRHGLLTAHFWGPGSAAGITASGPCTVITRRGGDGISLAVADPGRTGTTVTLELPFPVRKVVRADDTVTVAPGRRPVATVRVEGSRGHTHTAHLR; from the coding sequence ATGCGCACGCCCCGCTCCGGCTCCACCGGTCCCAGCCGCCGCACCCTCCTCGCCGCGAGCGCCGCATCCGCCCTGGTGGCCCCGGCCGCCGGCGGCACGGCGTGGGCCGCCCCGGACGCGGACCCGTTCGGCACCCTGCTCACCCGCGCGGCAGCGCAACTCACCGGCGGCGAGTTCGACGCCGCCGACCCGGACTTCGCGGCGGCGCTGAAGGTCCTTGACACCCAGGCGGCGGGCTGGTGGCGGGGCTTGGACCGGTCCGCGGGCCGCAGCGCGCTGTGGGCCGACCTCTCCCCCGCGAAGGACCCGGGCAACTTCGGCCAGAGCTACACCCGGCTGCGCACGATCGCGACGGCCTGGGCCACACCCGGCACCTCCCTCAGCGACAGCGCCGAAGCGGCGGACACCCTGCTCGAAGCCCTGCGCTTCCTGCACACCGACGCCTACAACCCGGGTCGCCCCGAATCCGGAAACTGGTGGTTCTGGGAGATCGGCGCACCCCGCGCCCTGATGGACACATGCGTGCTGCTGCGCGAGAAGGTCCCCGCGGCCGACCTGGCGAAGTACGTCTCCACGGTGGCGAAGTTCTGCCCGGACCCGGACCGCCGCACCAACGCCCAGACCCTGTCGGAGACGGGCGCCAACCGCGCCGACAAGGCCGTCATCGTGGCCCTGCGCGGCCTCCTCGCGAAGGACGCCGCCACGCTGGCCCTCGCACGCGACGGTCTGTCCGACGTCCGGGACAAGGGCAGGAACAGCCTGTTCACGTACGTCACTTCGGGCGACGGATTCTACGAGGACGGGTCGTTCGTGCAGCACGGCTCCGTCGCGTACACGGGTACGTACGGCAGTGTCCTGCTCGGCAGCGCGGGACAGCTGATCGCGCTGCTCGCGGACTCCGAGTGGGCCGTCACCGACCCGAAGACGTCCGTGCTGTACGAGGCGGTGGACCGGACCTTCTCGCCGGTGGTCTTCGACGGACTGATGATGGACGCGGTGCGCGGCCGTGCGACCTCCCGCGAGAAGGCACCGGACCACAAGGACGGCGCGGCGGCCATCACCAACATCCTGCAGCTGGCGAACGGAGCCCCCGCCGCGTACGCCGAACGCTGGCGCGCCCTTGCCAAGGGATGGATCCGCCGCAACAAGACCCACCCCTACCTGAGCCTCGTGGGCGTCCCCGCTCTCGCCCGTGCCAAGGCCGTCCTCGACGACCCCGCCGTACCGGCCACCGACCGGCTCACCGGGCACTTCGCATTCGCTGACATGGACCGCGTCGTGCACCGCCGCCCCGGCTGGGCGCTCACGCTCTCGCTCTCCTCGAAGCGCATCGCCGCGTACGAGGCGGGCAACGGCGAGAACCTGCACGGCTGGTACACCGGCGACGGCATGGCCTATCTGTACGACGGCGACGACCTGGGGCAGTTCGGGGACGGCTTCTGGGCGACGGTCGATCCATACCGCCTGCCGGGCACCACCGTGGACACCCGCAAGCGCGCCGACATCGGCACGGGCGGCGGTACGGGGACCTACCGGCCGAAGAACGCCGTCGCGGGCGGCGCGGTGCTCGACGGGAGGTTCGGCGCCTCCGCGATGGAACTCCTCGCCGACGGCAGCACGCTGCGGGCCAGGAAGGCGTGGTTCTTCCTGGACAACGCGGTCATCGCCCTCGGCGCGGACATCACCGCGAGCGACGGCCGCACCATCGAGACGGTCGTCGAGAACCGGAACCTGTACGAGGACGGCGCACCCCGGCTCACGGTCGACGGACGGCGCAAGCCCTCGCACACCGGCTGGTCGGCGCCCCTGCCCGGAGCCCGCTGGGCCCACCTGGACGGCACCGGCGGCTACGTCTTCCCCGACGACCCCGCCCAGCCGTCCCCCGGCCAGGACGGCCCCCGCCTCAACGCCCTGCGCGAGACACGGACCGGCACCTGGCGGGCGATCAACACGGGCGCGGACACCGGAGGCAGCACCGCTCCGGTCACCCGCCGCTATCTGACCCTGTGGCTCGACCACGGTGTCTCCCCCGCCGCGTCCTCGTACGCCTATGTCCTCCTCCCCGGCGCGAGCGCCACCGCGACCGCAGTCTGGGCCCGCTCACGGCCGGTCCGCATCGTCGCCAACAACGCCACCGCCCAGGCCGTCGAGGCCCGCCGTCACGGACTCCTCACCGCGCACTTCTGGGGTCCTGGCAGCGCGGCCGGGATCACGGCCTCGGGCCCCTGCACCGTGATCACGCGACGCGGCGGCGACGGCATATCGCTGGCCGTGGCCGACCCGGGCCGCACCGGCACGACGGTCACCCTGGAACTGCCCTTCCCCGTACGGAAGGTGGTCCGCGCCGACGACACGGTCACGGTCGCCCCGGGCCGCCGCCCCGTCGCCACCGTCCGCGTCGAGGGCTCTCGAGGCCACACGCACACAGCACACCTGAGGTGA
- a CDS encoding Gfo/Idh/MocA family protein encodes MTDLRLGVLGYGLRGSLARTAHRPGAGSRVTALADHDVTARTEAAVAFPGALISTDHRKVVEDPDVDAVVILTPDHTHARLACEALREKKPVFVEKPLDIAIEACDEILRTAHETGTRLYVGHNMRHMPVVRLMRDIIRRGDIGEVKTVWVRHFVAYGGDWYFKDWHAERRHTTGLLLQKAAHDIDVLHWLAGGYTRQVQALGDLMVYGDNPHRREPGEPKTDDWYTKDGHWPPHTQRDLNPVIDVEDVSLVNMRLDNGVLASYQQCHFTPDYWRNYTVIGDAGRLENFGDGPGGVVKVWNARRSAHRPEADAEYAVPDAQDEGGHGGSDPLLIEEFVRFVREGGRTDTSPVAARMAVAAGVRATQSLRDGGTPREVPELDPELVAYFERGQTRP; translated from the coding sequence ATGACCGACCTCCGTCTCGGCGTCCTCGGCTACGGCTTGCGCGGTTCGCTCGCCCGCACCGCACACCGGCCCGGCGCGGGCTCCCGCGTCACCGCGCTCGCCGACCACGACGTCACCGCGCGGACGGAGGCGGCCGTGGCCTTCCCCGGCGCCCTGATATCCACCGACCACCGCAAGGTCGTCGAGGACCCGGACGTCGACGCCGTCGTGATCCTCACCCCCGACCACACCCACGCGCGGCTCGCCTGCGAGGCGCTGCGCGAGAAGAAGCCCGTCTTCGTGGAGAAGCCACTCGACATCGCCATCGAGGCCTGCGACGAGATCCTGCGGACCGCCCACGAGACGGGAACGCGCCTCTACGTAGGCCACAACATGCGCCACATGCCCGTGGTCAGGCTGATGCGCGACATCATCCGGCGCGGAGACATCGGCGAGGTCAAGACCGTCTGGGTCCGCCATTTCGTCGCCTACGGAGGCGACTGGTACTTCAAGGACTGGCACGCCGAACGGCGGCACACCACCGGCCTGTTGCTCCAGAAGGCCGCCCACGACATCGACGTACTGCACTGGCTCGCCGGCGGCTACACCCGCCAGGTGCAGGCCCTCGGCGACCTCATGGTCTACGGGGACAATCCGCACCGCCGTGAGCCGGGCGAGCCGAAGACGGACGACTGGTACACCAAGGACGGGCACTGGCCGCCGCACACCCAGCGCGACCTCAACCCCGTCATCGACGTCGAGGACGTCTCCCTGGTCAACATGCGCCTCGACAACGGGGTGTTGGCCTCCTACCAGCAATGCCACTTCACCCCGGACTACTGGCGCAACTACACCGTCATCGGGGACGCGGGCCGTCTGGAGAACTTCGGCGACGGCCCCGGGGGAGTGGTGAAGGTCTGGAACGCGCGGCGCTCGGCCCATCGCCCCGAAGCCGACGCCGAGTACGCGGTGCCCGACGCCCAGGACGAGGGCGGGCACGGCGGCTCCGACCCGCTGCTCATCGAGGAGTTCGTACGTTTCGTGCGCGAGGGAGGGCGCACCGACACGTCGCCGGTCGCGGCCCGGATGGCGGTGGCGGCGGGCGTGCGCGCGACGCAGTCGCTCCGGGACGGCGGTACGCCGAGGGAGGTGCCGGAGCTTGATCCGGAGCTCGTCGCCTACTTCGAGCGGGGTCAGACCCGGCCCTGA
- a CDS encoding right-handed parallel beta-helix repeat-containing protein: MKRPHMTAGVLAVAAVAAFIAPQSAAQAVQATPGPKILHASPNGSGASCTVSRPCSPQAARDAARSVSGRDIRVELADGTYEMSEPLKLGAADSGRDGHTVTWTAARGAEPVFSGGRALKGWSEAADGTWTADVPEGVTPRQLFVDGERAVRARGEACAATTCDATKTGMTGATATGIDKWRRPTDAEAVIKIRWRDYHCRIASVDGDRMTFAQPCWTNSASSTNRTGPAWDSTTVDSSRYSGVAFLENARELLDKQGEFVWDADDRTVTYLPRKGEDMRRAGVFTPVTERLMVLDGAHDLRVQGIGFAYAAYGQPSTDEGYAGTQAGLTLTGATGPVDHAGRHYTKPSAALTVRGGRHVSVSGAEFTHLGGAGVILEAGTKDTSVTRSRFTDLSSGAVYVGDTEPKPEAELGGERNTVAYNTIRRTGVEYTDAVGIWAGYEAELTVDHNTLDDLPYSGISVGWGWNQPEAQKSVLRDNRITHNRITNVMRVEHAQHDGGAIYTQGAQPGTVVSGNYINRSAYGNTERDGNGIYLDEQSSYIRVEGNVITRVGYKWVSNWADYGIQNHATGNWTDTDAPALTGTGSTMEGNHTKLDRLPSRALAVAARAGAHGGPAERLRPDLARAGTASQSSTDGAAEAAYATDGDTSTDTRTLSEPGAWWQVDLGDARRVGQVEVWNNTSMATADFDVQLARSADFSDATTLHVTGRALRPTLLDTDTEARYIRIKRTGTARVALAHVLVHPART; the protein is encoded by the coding sequence GTGAAGCGGCCACACATGACCGCGGGGGTGCTCGCCGTCGCGGCCGTCGCAGCGTTCATCGCCCCGCAGAGCGCCGCTCAGGCCGTCCAGGCCACCCCGGGCCCCAAGATCCTCCACGCTTCCCCGAACGGCTCGGGAGCGTCCTGTACCGTCTCCCGGCCCTGCTCCCCGCAGGCCGCGCGTGACGCCGCCCGCTCTGTCAGCGGACGCGACATACGAGTCGAACTCGCCGACGGCACCTACGAGATGAGCGAGCCGCTGAAGCTGGGGGCGGCCGACTCCGGGCGCGACGGCCACACCGTCACCTGGACCGCCGCGCGCGGGGCCGAGCCCGTGTTCTCCGGCGGCCGGGCGCTCAAGGGATGGTCCGAAGCCGCCGACGGCACCTGGACCGCCGATGTCCCCGAAGGGGTCACCCCGCGCCAGCTGTTCGTGGACGGCGAGCGGGCGGTACGCGCGCGTGGCGAGGCCTGCGCGGCGACCACCTGCGACGCGACGAAGACCGGCATGACGGGGGCCACCGCCACCGGGATCGACAAGTGGCGGCGCCCTACAGACGCGGAAGCCGTCATCAAGATCCGCTGGCGCGACTACCACTGCCGGATCGCCTCCGTGGACGGCGACCGGATGACCTTCGCGCAGCCCTGCTGGACCAACTCCGCGAGCAGCACGAACCGTACGGGCCCCGCCTGGGACTCCACCACCGTCGACTCGTCGCGCTACTCCGGAGTCGCCTTCTTGGAGAACGCCCGCGAACTCCTCGACAAGCAGGGCGAATTCGTCTGGGACGCCGATGACCGCACCGTCACCTACCTCCCGCGCAAGGGCGAGGACATGCGGCGCGCGGGCGTGTTCACCCCGGTGACCGAGCGCCTCATGGTCCTCGACGGCGCCCACGACCTGCGCGTGCAGGGCATCGGCTTCGCCTACGCGGCGTACGGCCAGCCCTCCACCGACGAGGGCTACGCGGGCACCCAGGCCGGTCTCACCCTCACCGGAGCGACGGGGCCGGTCGATCACGCGGGCCGCCACTACACCAAGCCGAGCGCGGCGCTGACGGTGCGCGGAGGTCGCCATGTGAGCGTCAGCGGGGCCGAGTTCACGCATCTGGGCGGCGCCGGAGTCATCCTGGAAGCGGGCACCAAGGACACGTCGGTCACCCGCTCCCGCTTCACGGACCTGTCGTCCGGCGCCGTGTACGTCGGCGACACCGAGCCGAAGCCGGAGGCCGAACTCGGGGGCGAGCGGAACACCGTCGCGTACAACACGATCCGCCGCACCGGAGTCGAGTACACCGACGCCGTGGGCATCTGGGCCGGATACGAGGCCGAGCTGACCGTCGACCACAACACTCTCGACGACCTGCCCTACTCGGGGATCTCCGTCGGCTGGGGCTGGAACCAGCCCGAGGCCCAGAAGTCCGTGCTCCGCGACAACCGGATCACGCACAACCGGATCACGAACGTGATGCGCGTCGAGCACGCCCAGCACGACGGCGGCGCCATCTACACCCAGGGCGCCCAGCCCGGCACGGTCGTCTCCGGCAACTACATCAACCGCTCCGCCTACGGGAACACCGAGCGCGACGGCAACGGCATCTACCTCGACGAGCAGTCCTCGTACATCCGCGTCGAAGGCAACGTCATCACCCGCGTCGGCTACAAGTGGGTCTCCAACTGGGCCGATTACGGCATCCAGAACCACGCCACCGGCAACTGGACCGACACCGACGCACCGGCCCTCACCGGCACCGGATCGACGATGGAGGGCAACCACACCAAACTCGACCGGCTGCCTTCGCGTGCGCTCGCCGTGGCGGCCCGCGCGGGTGCGCACGGAGGGCCGGCCGAGCGGCTGCGCCCCGACCTCGCCCGCGCGGGCACGGCGTCCCAGTCGTCCACGGACGGCGCGGCCGAGGCGGCGTACGCGACCGACGGGGACACCTCCACCGACACGCGCACGCTGTCCGAACCGGGCGCCTGGTGGCAGGTCGACCTCGGCGACGCGCGGCGCGTGGGGCAGGTCGAGGTCTGGAACAACACCTCCATGGCCACCGCCGACTTCGACGTGCAGCTCGCGAGGAGCGCGGACTTCTCCGACGCCACGACCCTGCACGTCACCGGGCGAGCGCTTCGGCCCACACTCCTCGACACGGACACGGAAGCCAGATACATAAGGATCAAGCGCACCGGCACGGCACGCGTGGCGCTCGCCCACGTACTCGTGCACCCTGCACGTACATAG
- a CDS encoding M1 family metallopeptidase: MAENRTRTARAATAAAAAAATLALALPAHAAPFDPTPGADGVGDPLFPTLGNGGYDVRHYDLSFDFTPVTYDFTGTMRIKARATQDLSSFNLDVDSLAIDAVKVNGKKAAWAITPGQSGQELTVTPAGGLRDRRTFDVELTYHGNGRTKPISQPGWRYMSDGGFASAAQASRADTFAPVNDHPSDKATWSFHLTAPDGWTPGANGNLTGTRDAAGSKKTWDFTLKSPMAPELLGISVNKQTYLYGRGPHGVKLRHLIPEDQQAKYKPIAEETGGQLAWLEKTLGVRYPFDTYGVQIVRDGYSDALENQTLSLFGPSWFDRPTYSTTMIHELTHQWFGDSVTPATWQDAWLNEGPAVYYAAVWADEKGFQPIEEKMKTAYAKLDAVRKTDGPPGKPTGLGGFNIYDGAAVSLYALNQQIGKEKFDAVMKSWLTEHRHGNASTQDFIDNAVEVTGDDSVGTFLDHWLFDLDNPPMPGHPDWGVAK, from the coding sequence ATGGCTGAGAACAGGACCCGAACCGCACGTGCCGCGACAGCGGCTGCGGCCGCTGCCGCCACCCTCGCGCTCGCCCTCCCCGCCCACGCGGCGCCCTTCGACCCGACCCCGGGCGCGGACGGCGTCGGCGACCCCCTCTTCCCGACCCTCGGCAACGGCGGCTACGACGTCCGCCACTACGACCTCTCCTTCGACTTCACGCCGGTGACGTACGACTTCACCGGCACCATGAGGATCAAGGCGAGAGCCACCCAGGACCTGTCGTCCTTCAACCTCGACGTCGACTCGCTGGCCATCGACGCCGTGAAGGTCAACGGCAAGAAGGCCGCGTGGGCGATCACGCCCGGTCAGAGCGGTCAGGAGCTCACCGTCACCCCGGCGGGCGGCCTGCGCGACCGCCGGACCTTCGACGTCGAACTGACCTACCACGGCAACGGCAGGACCAAGCCGATCAGCCAGCCGGGCTGGCGCTACATGTCCGACGGTGGCTTCGCCTCCGCCGCCCAGGCCTCCCGCGCGGACACCTTCGCGCCGGTCAACGACCACCCCTCCGACAAGGCGACCTGGTCCTTCCACCTCACCGCCCCCGACGGCTGGACGCCCGGCGCCAACGGCAACCTCACCGGCACCCGCGACGCGGCCGGATCCAAGAAGACCTGGGACTTCACCCTCAAGTCCCCCATGGCGCCCGAGCTGTTGGGCATCTCCGTCAACAAGCAGACCTACCTCTACGGACGCGGCCCGCACGGAGTGAAACTGCGCCACCTCATCCCCGAGGACCAGCAGGCCAAGTACAAGCCCATCGCCGAGGAGACCGGCGGGCAGCTGGCGTGGCTGGAGAAGACCCTCGGTGTGCGCTACCCGTTCGACACGTATGGGGTGCAGATCGTGCGGGACGGCTACAGCGACGCGTTGGAGAATCAAACCCTGTCACTCTTCGGACCGTCGTGGTTCGACCGGCCCACCTACTCGACCACCATGATCCATGAGCTGACCCACCAGTGGTTCGGCGACTCCGTCACCCCCGCGACCTGGCAGGACGCCTGGCTGAACGAAGGACCTGCCGTCTACTACGCGGCCGTGTGGGCGGATGAGAAGGGCTTCCAGCCCATCGAGGAGAAGATGAAGACCGCGTACGCCAAGCTGGACGCGGTCCGCAAGACCGACGGACCGCCCGGAAAGCCCACCGGGCTCGGCGGCTTCAACATCTACGACGGCGCGGCGGTCTCCCTCTATGCCCTCAACCAGCAGATAGGGAAAGAGAAGTTCGATGCCGTCATGAAGTCGTGGCTGACCGAGCACCGGCACGGCAACGCCTCCACCCAGGACTTCATCGACAACGCCGTCGAGGTCACCGGCGACGACTCGGTCGGCACGTTCCTCGACCATTGGCTGTTCGACCTCGACAACCCGCCCATGCCGGGCCACCCGGACTGGGGTGTCGCGAAGTGA